The following are encoded in a window of Balaenoptera ricei isolate mBalRic1 chromosome 1, mBalRic1.hap2, whole genome shotgun sequence genomic DNA:
- the LOC132354113 gene encoding large ribosomal subunit protein uL4-like, producing MACAHPLISVYSEKGESSGKNVTLPAVFKAPIRPDIVNFVHTNLRKNNRQPYAVSELAGHQTSAESWGTGRAVARIPRVRGGSTHRSGQGAFGNMCRGGRMFAPTKTRRRWHRRVNTTQKRYAICSALAASALPALVMSKGHCIEEVPELPLVVEDKVEGYKKTKEAVLLLKKLKAWNDIKKIYASQRMRAGKGKMRNCRRIQRRGPCIIYNEDNGIIKAFRNIPGITLLNVSKLNILKLAPGGHVGRFCIWTESAFRKLDELYGTWRKPASLKSNYNLPMHKMLNTDLSRILKSPEIQRALRAPRKKIHRRVLKKNPLKNLRIMLKLNPYAKTMRRNTILHQAKNHKIWMDRAAAALEAKSDDKGIPGKKPVVGKKGKEAVRVKKLKKPKKPKKALVGKKAAVTKKPAAEKKPAKKKPTEKKPTEKKPTTEEKKAAA from the coding sequence ATGGCGTGTGCTCATCCACTGATATCAGTGTACTCTGAAAAGGGGGAGTCATCTGGCAAAAATGTCACTTTGCCTGCTGTGTTCAAGGCTCCCATTCGACCAGATATTGTGAACTTTGTTCACACCAACTTGCGCAAAAACAACAGACAGCCCTATGCTGTCAGTGAATTAGCAGGTCATCAAACCAGTGCTGAGTCTTGGGGTACTGGCAGAGCTGTGGCTCGAATTCCCAGGGTTCGAGGTGGCAGCACTCACCGTTCTGGCCAGGGTGCTTTTGGAAATATGTGTCGTGGGGGCCGCATGTTTGCACCAACCAAGACCCGGCGACGTTGGCACCGCAGAGTGAATACAACGCAGAAACGATATGCCATCTGCTCTGCGTTGGCTGCCTCGGCTTTACCAGCGCTGGTCATGTCTAAAGGTCATTGTATAGAGGAAGTTCCTGAACTTCCTTTGGTGGTTGAAGATAAAGTTGAAGGCTACAAGAAGACCAAGGAGGCTGTTTTGCTCCTGAAGAAACTTAAGGCTTGGAATGATATCAAAAAGATCTACGCCTCGCAGCGAATGAGAGCTGGCAAAGGCAAAATGAGAAACTGTCGCCGTATCCAGCGCAGGGGACCCTGCATCATTTATAATGAGGACAATGGTATCATCAAGGCCTTCAGAAACATCCCTGGAATTACTCTGCTTAATGTAAGCAAACTGAACATTTTGAAACTTGCTCCTGGTGGGCATGTGGGACGTTTCTGCATTTGGACTGAAAGTGCTTTCCGCAAGTTAGATGAGCTGTATGGCACCTGGCGTAAACCTGCCTCCCTCAAGAGTAACTACAACCTCCCCATGCACAAGATGCTCAATACAGACCTTAGCAGAATCTTGAAAAGCCCAGAGATCCAAAGAGCCCTCCGAGCACCACGCAAGAAGATTCATCGCAGAGTCCTGAAGAAGAATCCACTGAAAAACCTGAGAATCATGTTGAAGCTAAACCCATATGCAAAGACCATGCGCCGGAACACCATTCTTCACCAGGCCAAGAACCACAAAATCTGGATGGATAGGGCAGCAGCAGCACTAGAAGCCAAATCAGATGATAAGGGGATCCCAGGCAAGAAGCCTGTGgtgggaaagaagggaaaagaggcTGTTCGCGTTAAGAAGCTGAAGAAGCCAAAGAAGCCAAAGAAGGCTTTGGTGGGAAAAAAGGCTGCAGTGACCAAGAAACCAGCAGCTGAAAAGAAGCCTGCTAAAAAGAAGCCCACAGAAAAGAAACCCACCGAAAAGAAACCCACCACAGAGGAAAAGAAGGCTGCTGCATAa